The Corynebacterium sp. SCR221107 genome includes the window CGCGAGCGGGCGGATCAAATGGCGCAGGAGATGATGGCGCTGGTGATCTCCATGCACGCAAATATGGTGAAGTCTGTGATGCGCTCGCATCGCTCCTAGGTGCCGGCCTAGCTGCTGAAGACTCAGCCAAGCCCGGCCCCGGAGATCCGGGCATTTTCTTTCAATTTGGAAGGGGAGGCGGTGTCAGGCATACCTTGGCCGTAGTGATAGATTTGTCTGTGCATATGAGGTAGCCTTGGCTGGTTTTGGCTACCGGGGACCGTTAGATCTTAAGAGGGGTTAATAAGCCTTGACCTTTGTCGAGCTCGAGTACTTGGGCATCCACCTGATGGAGCCGGAAAATGACGCCTATGCGCTTTTTCGGTGGACGGAGTATAACCGCTACCTTCCAGTGTGGATGGACTTGGATGAAGCTCTCGCCATTGATTCTCGGCAGACGGGGCTTGAACCGCGTCGCCCCATGACCCATGACGTGCTCGTGGACATGCTGGCTAGGTTGAGCGATGGAGTAGAAGAATTTCGGATCACGAGCTTCTACGAGGGCGTGTTCATCGCATCGATCGTCATGCGCGGTGGGGAAGAATTCGATGTTCGCCCCTCGGATGCCTTGACTTTGGCTCAGCTCATGGATCAGCCAATCACCTGCGATGCGGATGTGTTAGCCCAGGCCAGTGTCTTTATCGCGGATGCGGACGTCGAGGCTTACCTAGGGATAAAACCCATCCAAGGGCTGCTTGAGGAAGAGCCGTCCGACGAAGCCGACGACGAGTTCACCACACTCATGGCCAATATGGGTGTCAAGGAAGAAGACCTGTTGGATTCCGAGGATTTCTCCGAAGACGATTGGAGCAAGCTCAACCTTGACGAGCTGGCCGGCGATGACGATTCCGATGAGGGGCACACTCCTGAGGAGAAATAGCCTTTCGCCTCACGCCCCGAACCCGGAATTGGGATGGGTTCTCCAGCATCGGGGAGGCCACCTACACATCGAGTCCACATTGTTATAAAGCGACACTAGTGGGAATCGGCCTGGTT containing:
- a CDS encoding bifunctional nuclease family protein; this translates as MTFVELEYLGIHLMEPENDAYALFRWTEYNRYLPVWMDLDEALAIDSRQTGLEPRRPMTHDVLVDMLARLSDGVEEFRITSFYEGVFIASIVMRGGEEFDVRPSDALTLAQLMDQPITCDADVLAQASVFIADADVEAYLGIKPIQGLLEEEPSDEADDEFTTLMANMGVKEEDLLDSEDFSEDDWSKLNLDELAGDDDSDEGHTPEEK